Proteins encoded by one window of Salvia splendens isolate huo1 chromosome 5, SspV2, whole genome shotgun sequence:
- the LOC121802527 gene encoding G2/mitotic-specific cyclin C13-1-like, with product MADQGNTRRVTRLAARKRAADDTMVSENSKKKRVVLGEIQNVLSSRDQNVHAVNDKPKGKARRNLKLGEAKEAKTETDPAIDLDGKSDDPQMCGAYASDIYEYLHSMEMEAKRRPLSDYLEIIQKDLTANMRGVLIDWLVEVAEEYKLLPDTLYLTVSYIDRFLSCNALNRQKLQLLGVSSMLIASKYEEISPPHVDDFCYITDNTYSKEDVVKMEADVLKSLRFEMGNPTVKAFLRKFTRISSQEHNDTLNLQLEFLAYYLAELSLLDYGCVKFLPSMVAASVMFLARFTLRPEQNPWNVELESSSGYKAADLKECVTILHDLQLSKRGGSLVAIREKYNHHKFKCVSALPSPAEIPQSFFHQ from the exons ATGGCGGACCAAGGAAACACCAGGAGGGTCACGCGCTTGGCTGCGAGGAAGAGAGCTGCCGATGATACAATGGTCTCCGAGAATAGCAAGAAGAAGAGGGTTGTGTTGGGCGAGATTCAGAATGTCTTGTCTTCTCGCGATCAGAATGTTCATGCTGTGAATGATAAGCCGAAAGGCAAAGCCCGGAGGAATTTGAAGCTAGGGGAAGCTAAGGAGGCGAAGACTGAGACTGATCCCGCCATTGATTTGGACGGGAAATCTGATGATCCGCAGATGTGTGGAGCTTACGCTTCCGATATCTATGAATATCTTCACAGTATGGAG ATGGAGGCTAAGAGGAGACCATTGTCGGATTACCTCGAGATAATTCAGAAAGACTTAACTGCAAACATGAGAGGGGTTTTGATTGATTGGTTGGTTGAGGTGGCTGAGGAATACAAGCTTCTTCCTGATACATTGTATCTTACTGTTTCCTACATCGACAGATTCTTGTCGTGCAATGCTCTTAACAGACAAAAGCTTCAGCTGCTTGGCGTTTCTTCAATGCTCATTGCCTC GAAATATGAAGAGATTAGTCCCCCGCATGTGGATGACTTTTGTTACATAACAGATAATACATACTCGAAGGAAGATGTAGTGAAAATGGAGGCTGATGTGCTCAAGTCCCTCCGATTTGAAATGGGAAATCCCACAGTAAAGGCTTTTCTCAGAAAATTCACCAGAATCTCTTCTCAAGAACATAATGAT ACATTGAACTTGCAACTAGAGTTCTTGGCTTACTATCTAGCTGAGTTGAGTTTGCTGGATTATGGATGTGTAAAGTTCTTGCCTTCTATGGTGGCTGCATCAGTCATGTTCCTAGCAAGGTTTACGCTTAGGCCAGAACAAAATCCATGG AATGTGGAACTAGAATCTAGTTCAGGATACAAAGCTGCGGATCTTAAAGAATGCGTTACCATCCTTCATGATCTGCAATTGAGCAAACGAGGGGGCTCTTTGGTTGCCATAAGGGAGAAATACAATCATCACAAG TTCAAATGTGTGTCGGCGTTGCCCTCGCCTGCAGAAATCCCACAGTCCTTTTTCCACCAGTAA
- the LOC121802577 gene encoding MFP1 attachment factor 1-like, which produces MAETEQSPPNATVSDKYSKVSFSIWPPTDRTREAVKNRLIETLSSPSILSKRYGTVSRDEAVEAANLIEQEAFEVAGKAASTNEDGIEILQVYSKEISKRMLETVKARSGESAPAPAPETATETDEPHKAEEEDAGSTAPPQSEKTESVADDE; this is translated from the coding sequence ATGGCCGAAACCGAGCAATCGCCGCCCAATGCCACCGTCTCCGACAAATACTCCAAAGTTTCCTTCAGCATCTGGCCACCTACTGACCGCACGCGCGAGGCCGTCAAGAACCGCCTCATTGAGACCCTCTCCTCCCCATCCATTCTCTCCAAGCGCTACGGCACCGTTTCGCGCGACGAAGCGGTGGAAGCCGCCAATCTCATCGAGCAGGAGGCCTTCGAGGTCGCCGGAAAAGCGGCGTCCACTAATGAAGACGGGATCGAGATTTTGCAGGTCTATTCCAAGGAAATTAGCAAGCGGATGCTTGAAACTGTAAAGGCCAGATCTGGAGAGTCGGCGCCCGCGCCCGCTCCTGAGACTGCGACGGAGACCGACGAGCCGCAcaaggcggaggaggaggacgcAGGGTCAACCGCGCCGCCGCAGAGTGAGAAAACCGAGTCTGTTGCCGATGATGAATGA